In Sutterella faecalis, a genomic segment contains:
- a CDS encoding transporter substrate-binding domain-containing protein, with translation MKAIKTLILAAAVAAAGAAMAGDRLDAIQKSGVIRVGTPADYRPFAMDEAGVIKGHDVDVIQAMAAYAGWKVEFLKTPWKDIEAGIKGNRFDVAVGGITQTLARTSWGEFLPGYAPFGKVALVRKSDLPKYRTLEDLNQPSVRVIKNPGGTNEQFVLKNLTKAQVSTHDKNFEIPGLIAEGKGDVMITETAEAILYAKKNPKLGAAFINKPLTPVSEMGFLMPTDDADYARVMNYLWHLTQIRGDLSRAEAAWLK, from the coding sequence ATGAAAGCCATCAAGACCCTTATTCTTGCCGCCGCCGTCGCTGCTGCGGGCGCTGCCATGGCGGGCGACCGCCTCGACGCCATTCAGAAGTCGGGCGTGATCCGCGTGGGAACGCCGGCCGACTATCGTCCGTTCGCGATGGACGAAGCGGGCGTCATCAAGGGTCACGACGTCGACGTGATTCAGGCAATGGCGGCCTATGCGGGCTGGAAGGTCGAGTTCCTGAAGACCCCCTGGAAGGATATTGAAGCCGGCATCAAGGGGAACCGCTTCGACGTGGCCGTGGGCGGCATCACGCAGACCCTTGCCCGTACGTCCTGGGGAGAATTCCTTCCCGGTTATGCGCCCTTCGGCAAGGTAGCGCTCGTGAGAAAGAGCGACCTCCCGAAGTACCGCACGCTCGAGGACCTCAATCAGCCTTCCGTGCGCGTCATCAAGAATCCGGGCGGCACGAACGAGCAGTTTGTTCTCAAGAACCTTACGAAGGCTCAGGTCTCCACCCATGATAAGAACTTCGAGATCCCGGGCCTCATTGCCGAAGGCAAGGGCGACGTGATGATTACGGAAACGGCCGAGGCGATTCTCTACGCGAAGAAGAACCCGAAGCTTGGCGCCGCCTTCATCAACAAGCCCCTCACGCCCGTCTCCGAAATGGGCTTCCTCATGCCGACGGACGATGCGGACTACGCGCGCGTCATGAACTACCTCTGGCATCTCACCCAGATTCGCGGCGACCTCAGCCGTGCGGAAGCCGCCTGGCTCAAATAA
- a CDS encoding LysR family transcriptional regulator encodes MSMHYDLVDLRMLLALARAGSLSRAAEEVHLTVSALSVRLKRLEEEAGTLLFERSGKGLVQTPAALVLVKAARRVLEAAASLEEDFAPYARREEKPLRILSNSTGLENFLCRLTGPFLAKHPETRIEFVARRSSAITEAVQTGEADLGLAGGAAAADEGQAAESGVRLFPYVDDRHVLISRKDHELLRGLRKKTISFAETLRYPYASLLESAPMTAAMRERALLIGCRYEPVVEVPSFTILVEVVRSGGLLAIAPYSAVAEGMTDLALTGLSDAWAARPMAFLAPASRPMRPDAEAFLEFALSAEGAKYLPRGMTLSGH; translated from the coding sequence ATGTCCATGCATTACGACCTTGTTGATCTACGAATGCTCCTTGCGCTCGCGCGCGCCGGGAGCCTCTCGCGGGCGGCCGAAGAGGTGCATCTCACCGTGTCGGCACTGAGCGTCAGGCTGAAGCGCCTCGAAGAGGAGGCGGGAACGCTGCTTTTTGAGCGATCCGGTAAGGGCCTCGTGCAGACGCCTGCCGCGCTCGTGCTCGTCAAAGCCGCAAGACGCGTGCTTGAGGCGGCTGCGAGCCTCGAAGAAGATTTCGCTCCTTATGCGCGACGGGAAGAGAAGCCTTTGCGGATTTTATCCAACAGCACCGGACTTGAGAATTTCCTCTGCCGCCTTACGGGACCGTTTCTTGCAAAACACCCGGAGACAAGAATCGAATTCGTCGCAAGGAGAAGTTCCGCCATTACCGAAGCCGTCCAGACGGGAGAGGCGGACCTTGGTCTTGCGGGAGGCGCCGCGGCAGCGGATGAGGGTCAGGCTGCCGAATCGGGCGTCAGGCTTTTCCCGTATGTCGACGATCGCCATGTGCTCATCTCAAGGAAGGATCACGAACTGCTGCGGGGATTGCGGAAAAAGACGATTTCCTTTGCAGAGACGCTTCGCTATCCGTACGCGTCGCTTCTCGAATCGGCGCCAATGACGGCGGCCATGCGGGAGCGCGCTCTCTTGATCGGCTGCCGGTATGAACCCGTCGTTGAAGTGCCGAGCTTTACGATTCTTGTGGAAGTCGTTCGCTCGGGCGGGCTTCTAGCTATAGCTCCCTATTCCGCCGTTGCAGAAGGCATGACGGATCTTGCCCTGACCGGACTCTCTGACGCATGGGCGGCAAGACCGATGGCATTTCTCGCGCCGGCAAGCCGCCCGATGAGGCCCGACGCGGAAGCGTTTCTCGAATTCGCTCTGAGCGCGGAAGGCGCCAAATACCTCCCGAGAGGCATGACATTGAGCGGCCATTAA
- the gsiB gene encoding glutathione ABC transporter substrate-binding protein GsiB, producing MRFAASILSLAAGLSLAAGTLPASARGITVAVGSSFTTLDPYQATDLLSRSVAKSFYEGLYAFDKDLKPVPQLAKSHEVSPDGLSWTFTLQEGVRFHDGTEFNADAVKLNFDRVLNPENHLSRYSLLKFIDKVEVLGPYKVRFDLKSPMPSFLQRLANGTAQMICPSTLKKYDGRGIAFNPCGTGPYTLKDYNPSERLVVVKNPNYRVAGLPKLDSITWVPVTENATRAAMLRTGEADFIHPMPVEQVKEMKADPNLNIHIVPSIMMRYLSINCMQKPFDDVRVRQAVSYAINREALCKVAYNGFAQPATGVIPPQIPGAASFGVPVYNPQKARELLKEAGYPNGFTTRLWSGYNNSTANKVIQFIQQQLNQVGIRTETRILEAGQRVTLVEANKEPKNAPNRLYYIGWSNSTVEADWGMRPIFDSREMPPKLSNEGYYSNPKVDELFDKAIAEVDEKKRNELYREVQMILWKEVPVAFLVYEDNTAASNKHLRNFNPLPDTGFEFYSAEWVD from the coding sequence ATGCGTTTTGCCGCTTCGATTCTTTCTCTCGCCGCCGGTCTTTCCCTTGCTGCCGGGACGCTTCCCGCGAGCGCCCGCGGCATTACGGTTGCGGTGGGTTCGTCCTTCACCACCCTCGACCCCTATCAGGCGACCGACCTTCTTTCGCGCAGCGTCGCGAAGTCTTTCTATGAAGGCCTTTACGCCTTCGACAAGGATCTGAAGCCCGTTCCCCAGCTCGCAAAGAGCCACGAGGTTTCTCCGGACGGACTTTCGTGGACCTTTACGCTTCAGGAAGGCGTCAGGTTCCACGACGGCACGGAATTCAACGCGGATGCGGTGAAGCTTAATTTCGACCGCGTCCTCAATCCCGAAAATCATCTCTCCCGCTACTCGCTCCTCAAATTCATCGACAAGGTCGAGGTGCTCGGGCCCTACAAGGTCCGCTTCGACCTCAAGTCGCCGATGCCTTCGTTCCTTCAGAGGCTCGCGAACGGCACGGCGCAGATGATCTGCCCCTCGACGCTCAAGAAGTACGACGGCCGCGGCATTGCGTTCAATCCCTGCGGCACGGGACCTTATACGCTGAAGGACTACAACCCGAGCGAACGGCTCGTCGTGGTGAAGAACCCGAACTACCGCGTGGCGGGGCTCCCGAAGCTCGACTCCATCACCTGGGTGCCGGTCACGGAAAATGCGACGAGAGCGGCAATGCTGCGTACGGGCGAAGCGGACTTCATCCATCCGATGCCCGTCGAGCAGGTGAAGGAGATGAAGGCGGATCCCAATCTCAACATCCACATCGTGCCCTCGATCATGATGCGCTACCTCTCGATCAACTGCATGCAGAAGCCCTTCGACGACGTGCGCGTGCGTCAGGCCGTGAGCTATGCAATCAATCGCGAGGCGCTCTGCAAGGTGGCCTACAACGGCTTCGCGCAGCCGGCGACCGGCGTCATTCCGCCCCAGATTCCCGGTGCGGCAAGCTTCGGCGTTCCGGTCTACAACCCCCAGAAGGCGCGGGAGCTCCTCAAGGAAGCGGGCTATCCGAACGGCTTCACCACGCGCCTCTGGTCGGGCTACAACAACTCGACCGCAAACAAGGTGATTCAGTTCATCCAGCAGCAGCTCAATCAAGTGGGCATCAGGACCGAAACGCGGATTCTTGAAGCCGGTCAGCGCGTGACCCTCGTTGAAGCCAATAAGGAGCCGAAGAACGCGCCGAACCGCCTCTACTACATCGGGTGGTCGAATTCCACCGTTGAGGCCGACTGGGGCATGCGCCCGATCTTCGACTCGCGCGAGATGCCGCCGAAGCTCTCGAACGAGGGCTACTACTCGAACCCGAAGGTCGACGAGCTCTTCGACAAGGCGATCGCCGAAGTGGACGAAAAGAAGAGAAATGAACTCTACCGCGAGGTTCAGATGATTCTCTGGAAGGAAGTGCCCGTGGCCTTCCTCGTCTACGAGGACAATACGGCGGCTTCGAACAAGCACTTGAGGAACTTCAACCCGCTTCCGGATACGGGGTTTGAGTTCTATTCGGCGGAGTGGGTGGATTGA
- a CDS encoding fumarate hydratase, with amino-acid sequence MAQAPAFKYAPMFQLGKDDTEYYLLTKEGVSVGEFEGHPILKVSPEALTALSNRAFTDVNFMLRRAHNEQVAKILSDPEASENDKYVALTFLRNGEVAAKGVLPYCQDTGTAIIHGEKGQQVWTGFEDEEALSKGVYKTYTENALRYSQNAPLSMYEEVNTKCNLPAQIDIEATEGMEYRFLCVVKGGGSANKSYLYQETKAVLNPQKLVPYLIDKMKTLGTAACPPYHIAFVIGGTSAERTMLTVKLASCHYYDNLPTTGDETGRAFRDVALEQQLLEEAWKIGLGAQFGGKYMAHDIRVIRLPRHGASCPIGMGVSCSADRNIKAKITKDGVFIEKLDNNPGSLIPEELRKPGEGGSIKIDLNRPMKEVLADLTKYPVSTRLELTGTIIVARDIAHAKLKERLDRGEELPDYIKDHPVLYAGPAKTPEGYACGSMGPTTANRMDPYVDLFQSHGGSMVMIAKGNRTQVVTDACKKHGGFYLGTIGGVAAVLSSDAIKSIECIEYPELGMEAVYKITVENFPAFILVDDKGNDFFKQLKPCKIACKCEKK; translated from the coding sequence ATGGCACAAGCTCCTGCGTTTAAATATGCCCCGATGTTCCAGCTCGGCAAGGACGACACCGAGTACTACCTCCTCACGAAGGAAGGCGTCTCGGTCGGCGAATTCGAAGGCCATCCGATCCTCAAGGTTTCCCCCGAAGCCCTGACCGCGCTTTCGAACCGCGCCTTTACCGACGTCAACTTCATGCTTCGCCGCGCGCACAACGAACAGGTTGCCAAGATCCTGTCCGATCCGGAAGCGAGCGAAAACGACAAGTACGTTGCCCTCACGTTCCTGCGCAACGGTGAAGTCGCCGCCAAGGGCGTTCTTCCCTACTGCCAGGATACCGGCACGGCGATCATCCACGGCGAGAAGGGACAGCAGGTCTGGACGGGCTTTGAAGACGAGGAGGCGCTGAGCAAGGGCGTCTACAAGACCTACACGGAAAACGCGCTCCGCTATTCGCAGAACGCTCCGCTCTCGATGTACGAGGAAGTGAACACCAAGTGCAACCTCCCCGCGCAGATCGACATTGAAGCGACGGAAGGCATGGAATACCGCTTCCTCTGCGTCGTGAAGGGCGGCGGCTCGGCCAACAAGTCCTACCTCTATCAGGAAACGAAGGCGGTTCTCAATCCCCAGAAGCTCGTTCCCTACCTCATCGACAAGATGAAGACCCTCGGCACGGCTGCCTGCCCGCCCTACCACATCGCCTTCGTGATCGGCGGCACCTCCGCTGAACGCACGATGCTCACGGTGAAGCTCGCCTCCTGCCACTACTACGACAACCTTCCGACGACGGGCGACGAAACGGGCCGCGCCTTCCGCGACGTTGCTCTCGAGCAGCAGCTCCTCGAGGAAGCCTGGAAGATCGGCCTCGGCGCCCAGTTCGGCGGCAAGTACATGGCTCACGACATCCGCGTGATTCGTCTGCCGCGCCACGGCGCTTCCTGCCCGATCGGCATGGGCGTTTCCTGCTCGGCCGACCGCAACATCAAGGCGAAGATCACGAAGGACGGCGTCTTCATTGAGAAGCTCGACAACAACCCCGGCAGCCTCATCCCTGAAGAACTGAGGAAGCCCGGCGAAGGCGGCTCGATCAAGATCGACCTCAACCGCCCGATGAAGGAAGTCCTGGCCGACCTCACGAAGTACCCGGTCTCGACCCGCCTTGAACTCACCGGCACGATCATCGTCGCCCGCGACATCGCGCACGCGAAGCTGAAGGAACGCCTTGACCGCGGCGAAGAGCTCCCCGACTACATCAAGGATCATCCGGTGCTCTACGCCGGCCCCGCGAAGACACCTGAAGGCTACGCCTGCGGCTCGATGGGCCCGACGACCGCCAACCGCATGGACCCCTACGTTGATCTCTTCCAGAGCCACGGCGGCTCGATGGTGATGATCGCCAAGGGCAACCGCACCCAGGTTGTGACGGACGCCTGCAAGAAGCACGGCGGCTTCTACCTCGGCACCATCGGCGGCGTTGCTGCGGTCCTTTCGTCCGACGCCATCAAGAGCATCGAATGCATCGAGTATCCGGAGCTCGGCATGGAAGCCGTCTACAAGATCACGGTCGAGAACTTCCCGGCCTTCATCCTTGTCGACGACAAGGGCAACGACTTCTTCAAGCAGCTCAAGCCCTGCAAGATCGCCTGCAAGTGCGAAAAGAAGTAA
- a CDS encoding flavocytochrome c, producing the protein MKKTVLAAVLSTAFAAAYAAGPDAVVIGAGGAGLSAAVTLSDLGRTVVVLEKMPMIGGNTVRAEGGINAAETPLQKKLGIPDTIDQFYKDTMKGGHNLNDPELLRTMTTHAKDSVAWLESLGADLGAVGRSGGAKYPRAHRPTDGSAIGPEVIRVLYKAAKDRKIEMRTQNRVVELLTDKSGAVAGVKVSTKDGKTYTIDTKAVVIATGGFGANQDLLVKYQSKLKGYATTNHPGATGDGILLAEKIGAATVDMKEIQAHPTAAPNGTLISESVRGDGAILVNADGKRFTNELLTRDAVSAKELEQPGKFAWVVWDDATRKTAKLMDSYKKLGLTVEGNTVADLARAMNVPAANLKATMAQYAKDQAAGKDSQFGRPELLQPLTQAPFFAVKVQPAVHHTMGGLKIDTKAEVLNTEGKAIPGLFAAGEVTGGVHGGNRLGGNAQADIVTFGRIAGQSADAWLKTLK; encoded by the coding sequence ATGAAGAAGACGGTCCTCGCCGCAGTTCTCTCAACCGCTTTTGCTGCCGCCTATGCGGCTGGTCCCGACGCCGTCGTGATCGGCGCAGGCGGCGCCGGCCTTTCGGCTGCCGTGACGCTTTCCGACCTTGGCCGCACCGTCGTTGTGTTGGAAAAGATGCCGATGATCGGCGGCAACACCGTGCGTGCGGAGGGCGGCATCAACGCTGCGGAAACGCCGCTTCAGAAGAAGCTCGGGATTCCCGATACGATCGATCAGTTCTACAAAGACACGATGAAGGGCGGCCACAATCTGAACGACCCGGAGCTCCTTCGCACGATGACGACGCACGCGAAGGACTCGGTCGCGTGGCTTGAGTCTCTCGGCGCTGACCTGGGTGCTGTCGGCCGCTCGGGCGGCGCCAAGTACCCGCGCGCCCATCGTCCGACGGATGGTTCCGCCATCGGTCCGGAAGTGATCCGCGTCCTCTACAAGGCCGCCAAGGACCGCAAGATTGAGATGAGGACGCAGAACCGAGTGGTCGAGCTCCTCACCGACAAGTCGGGCGCTGTTGCCGGCGTCAAGGTGAGCACGAAGGACGGGAAGACCTATACGATCGACACGAAGGCCGTCGTGATCGCCACTGGCGGCTTCGGCGCCAACCAGGATCTCCTCGTCAAATACCAGTCGAAGCTCAAGGGCTACGCAACGACTAATCACCCGGGTGCCACGGGCGACGGCATTCTTCTGGCCGAGAAAATCGGTGCGGCGACGGTCGACATGAAAGAGATCCAGGCGCACCCGACCGCTGCGCCCAACGGCACGCTGATTTCTGAGAGCGTTCGCGGCGACGGCGCGATTCTCGTGAATGCCGACGGGAAGCGCTTCACGAATGAGCTTCTAACCCGCGACGCCGTTTCCGCCAAGGAGCTCGAGCAGCCGGGCAAATTTGCCTGGGTGGTCTGGGATGATGCAACGCGAAAGACCGCGAAGCTGATGGATTCCTACAAGAAGCTCGGCCTCACGGTCGAAGGCAATACCGTGGCGGACCTCGCCCGCGCCATGAACGTGCCTGCCGCGAATCTTAAGGCCACGATGGCGCAGTACGCAAAGGATCAGGCAGCGGGCAAGGACAGCCAGTTCGGCCGCCCCGAGCTCCTGCAGCCCCTCACTCAGGCGCCGTTCTTTGCCGTCAAGGTCCAGCCGGCTGTTCACCACACGATGGGCGGCCTCAAGATCGACACCAAGGCTGAAGTGCTCAACACGGAAGGTAAGGCCATCCCGGGTCTCTTTGCTGCCGGCGAAGTCACGGGCGGCGTTCATGGCGGCAACCGCCTTGGCGGCAACGCTCAGGCCGACATCGTCACCTTCGGCCGCATTGCCGGGCAGTCGGCGGATGCGTGGCTGAAGACACTCAAGTAA
- a CDS encoding DUF4405 domain-containing protein, with protein sequence MMKSFLPVDPGRLWLLRIRFDRFLFLMLYLIMMDRYTLNPVHEVLGVAAILAFGLHTWVNRNWYSGILRQVLGKSKVRRKKPGIGRWCVIVLNSLLTLLFAASIVSGIMASQSLFAWATPDEWRMDLDYRTAHVALSVWAWFLAAIHLGLNWEALCPGLAGKRGLKFAMGALGVLAILLSSGAFMRREVDLLLEFKSAYIPVELEEMPGLMPFDCLILFIGTAACAAFLRLSFGVLREAPKRRA encoded by the coding sequence ATGATGAAGTCATTCCTGCCGGTGGATCCCGGGCGGTTGTGGCTCCTGAGGATCCGCTTCGACCGCTTCCTTTTCCTGATGCTCTACCTCATCATGATGGACCGCTACACGCTCAATCCCGTTCACGAGGTTCTGGGCGTTGCCGCCATCCTGGCGTTTGGTCTCCATACCTGGGTGAACAGGAACTGGTATTCAGGGATTCTCCGGCAGGTGCTCGGGAAATCGAAGGTCAGGAGGAAAAAGCCCGGCATCGGACGCTGGTGCGTGATCGTCCTCAATTCTCTTCTCACGCTTCTTTTCGCCGCTTCTATCGTGAGCGGCATCATGGCTTCGCAGTCGCTCTTTGCCTGGGCGACGCCCGACGAGTGGAGGATGGACCTCGACTACCGCACGGCTCATGTCGCGCTCTCCGTCTGGGCGTGGTTCCTCGCCGCCATTCATCTGGGTCTCAACTGGGAAGCCCTTTGCCCAGGACTCGCGGGAAAGCGCGGGCTGAAGTTCGCCATGGGCGCGTTAGGGGTCCTCGCCATCCTCCTTTCCTCAGGCGCATTCATGAGGCGCGAGGTTGATCTGCTGCTCGAATTCAAGAGCGCTTATATACCCGTAGAACTTGAGGAAATGCCCGGACTGATGCCGTTTGACTGCCTGATTCTCTTCATCGGCACAGCAGCCTGCGCCGCCTTCCTGAGATTGAGCTTCGGGGTTTTGAGAGAGGCGCCCAAACGCCGGGCGTGA
- a CDS encoding substrate-binding domain-containing protein → MSNSFIPFPQYENAVFCGDKAAEILGALRIYSRALIGGEVPSMELLHPAEKPLECISCLLNNPEGILKTALRRMNADYVLLEENGKKDFNPAVLREKIESFGVSVKVLDVKGDADEVLRRAGKLYGAERQAERVIRDRKERMERLLELRIPKGRRVVVLLGIRNPIRHESYVFRVAAHSDLSQLLRGQFEVMNLFESTPEKDLIAGIQDLGSVEELFDLDPDLICLTGDALAGTTALQKTLKAGAKPCRAITEGRIAALPYYCDALSWRAPFILEEWSEALMW, encoded by the coding sequence ATGTCCAACTCCTTTATTCCCTTCCCTCAGTACGAAAACGCCGTTTTCTGCGGCGACAAGGCCGCGGAGATTCTCGGCGCTCTCAGGATTTATTCCCGCGCACTCATTGGGGGAGAAGTTCCTTCCATGGAGCTTCTCCATCCGGCGGAAAAACCGCTCGAATGCATCAGCTGTCTTCTCAACAATCCCGAAGGGATACTCAAGACGGCGCTTCGCCGCATGAATGCGGACTATGTTCTTCTGGAAGAGAACGGCAAAAAAGACTTCAATCCTGCGGTGCTCAGGGAAAAAATCGAATCCTTCGGCGTCTCCGTCAAGGTGCTCGACGTGAAGGGCGACGCAGACGAAGTGCTCCGCAGAGCCGGGAAGCTCTATGGTGCGGAAAGGCAGGCCGAGCGCGTGATCCGGGACCGGAAGGAACGAATGGAGAGGCTTCTCGAACTCAGGATCCCCAAGGGCCGTCGGGTCGTCGTGCTTCTCGGAATCCGGAATCCCATCCGGCATGAGAGCTACGTCTTCCGCGTGGCTGCGCACAGCGACCTCTCACAGCTTCTTCGAGGTCAATTCGAAGTCATGAACCTCTTTGAATCCACGCCTGAAAAGGACCTGATTGCGGGCATTCAGGATCTGGGGAGCGTTGAGGAGCTTTTTGACCTCGACCCCGATCTCATCTGCCTCACCGGAGACGCGCTTGCCGGCACGACGGCGCTGCAGAAGACGCTAAAAGCCGGCGCCAAACCCTGCCGGGCCATTACGGAAGGCCGCATCGCGGCGCTTCCCTACTACTGTGATGCGCTTTCCTGGAGAGCTCCCTTCATTCTTGAGGAATGGTCGGAAGCGCTTATGTGGTAA
- a CDS encoding YajG family lipoprotein, which translates to MKTFNRFSLALLASSLLLLTGCATNTSELALDTSSVSSVANPQSQTTVYVRSSADKRHFEEAPRTPDIPSVMCDTAEEQDHAIGRKRNGFGKALGKLILPPEQSVTGLTQSAIEAAFKENGVKVVTKDEVTADTKVIDVDVNKFWAWVEMGFWQITLSSNMSAGVRVNDAEDPAFTVEGSYHEGFQGAFESNWLTVLNTAYQNFCLDAKEKVKAFLGK; encoded by the coding sequence ATGAAGACTTTCAACCGTTTTTCTCTTGCGCTTCTTGCAAGCTCTCTTCTGCTTCTCACCGGCTGCGCCACCAACACGAGCGAACTTGCGCTTGACACTTCCTCAGTTTCGAGTGTTGCGAATCCTCAATCCCAGACCACGGTCTATGTCCGCAGTTCCGCCGACAAGCGTCATTTTGAAGAAGCGCCGCGCACGCCCGACATTCCGTCCGTCATGTGCGATACCGCCGAAGAACAGGATCACGCGATCGGCCGCAAGCGCAACGGCTTCGGCAAGGCGCTCGGCAAACTCATTCTCCCGCCTGAGCAGTCCGTGACCGGCCTCACTCAGAGCGCCATTGAAGCTGCCTTCAAGGAAAACGGCGTTAAAGTCGTCACCAAAGACGAAGTCACAGCCGACACCAAGGTCATTGACGTCGATGTGAACAAATTCTGGGCGTGGGTGGAAATGGGTTTCTGGCAGATCACGCTCTCGAGCAACATGAGCGCCGGCGTCAGGGTGAATGATGCGGAAGATCCGGCCTTCACGGTCGAAGGCTCTTATCACGAAGGCTTCCAGGGCGCTTTTGAATCAAACTGGCTCACGGTTCTCAATACCGCATACCAAAACTTCTGTCTGGATGCCAAGGAGAAAGTCAAGGCGTTTCTCGGCAAATAA
- the leuE gene encoding leucine efflux protein LeuE, translating to MLEQFGILNPWIYTLGALMIVLAPGPNTLYVLKTSVLEGRRAASAAIAAVMIGDSVLIFLAYIGIAAAIKAHPMIFTWVKVAGGLYLAWLGGKVIWNTFFVKKKGEGKPAQIDAAGKASPQKGAVMKSFRTALALSLTNPKAILFYVSFFVQFIDESYAHTGISYLILALILQAISFTWLSLLVTVGADCLKLLARNPGVAKLGNTALGSLFLMFAGKLMLDA from the coding sequence ATGCTCGAACAGTTCGGCATTCTGAATCCCTGGATCTATACGCTCGGTGCGCTCATGATTGTGCTCGCACCCGGGCCCAATACGCTTTATGTGCTCAAGACCAGCGTTCTTGAGGGACGGCGCGCCGCCTCTGCGGCAATTGCCGCCGTCATGATCGGCGATTCGGTTCTGATCTTTCTTGCCTACATCGGCATTGCTGCGGCCATCAAGGCGCACCCGATGATCTTCACCTGGGTGAAGGTGGCGGGCGGCCTCTATCTTGCCTGGCTCGGCGGCAAGGTGATCTGGAATACCTTCTTCGTGAAGAAGAAGGGCGAGGGAAAGCCCGCTCAGATTGATGCGGCCGGGAAAGCTTCCCCGCAGAAGGGCGCCGTGATGAAGTCCTTCCGCACGGCGCTTGCGCTCTCCCTCACGAACCCGAAGGCGATTCTCTTCTATGTCTCCTTCTTCGTTCAGTTCATCGACGAATCCTACGCGCACACCGGAATTTCATATCTGATTCTGGCCCTCATCCTGCAGGCGATCAGCTTTACGTGGCTTTCGCTTCTGGTGACGGTGGGCGCGGACTGCCTCAAGCTCCTCGCAAGGAACCCCGGCGTCGCGAAGCTCGGCAATACCGCACTCGGGAGCCTCTTTCTGATGTTTGCCGGAAAACTCATGCTCGATGCCTGA